A region of the Sardina pilchardus chromosome 3, fSarPil1.1, whole genome shotgun sequence genome:
AGAGGATCCACCAGTTTGTAAACAGTGTAGTTTCCAGGACACGCTTTAACCTGGATGGATGGTGCATTGTAATGGCAGCAGCCAGTAGTCCAGTGGCCACACACCTGCCTGGTGACGATGCCATCCTCTGGGCGAGGGTGCGAGCCGTTCAGCCAGAGGGGTATAGCGGTGCTACAGCGCAGCCTGGGCACACACGTGTTGGGAATCCGAACGCTCACTTCCTGGTGGACAAACAGGTACCAGCCCTGCCACTCTCTGCCAAGAACACTGACTCTGTCGCACCTGGGCTCTGATATGTCCAGGTTGGTGGTGGCCCTCCAGGTGTCGTTCAGCACGGTGTAGTTGTAACAAGGGTCACTCAATTGGGCTGTCGTGGCTTGAGGGGCGTGCAGAACTAATACAGGATtcagataaagacacacacacacacaaacacaaacacacacacacacacacacacacacacacacacacacacacacacacacacacacacaatcaaacaaatgCACCCTCAGCACATCCACAatcacacgtatgcacacaaacCCTGTAGTTACTGGAGCAAGAGGTCTAGCTGGAGGGACTTAATAGCACACAAACCCTGTAGTTACTGGAGCAAGAGGTCTAGCTGGAGGGACTTAATAGCACACAAACCCTGTAGTTACTGGAGCAAGAGGTCTAGCTGGAGGGACTTAATAGCACACAAACCCTGTAGTTACTGGAGCAAGAGGTCTAGCTGGAGGGACTTAATAGCACACAAACCCTGTAGTTACTGGAGCAAGAGGTCTAGTTGGAGGGACTTAATATCACACAAACCCTGTAGTTACTGGAGCAAGAGGTCTAGCTGGAGGGACTTAATAGCACACAAACCCTGTAGTTACTGGAGCAAGAGGTCTAGTTGGAGGGACTTAATAGCACACAAACCCTGTAGTTACTGGAGCAAGAGGTCTAGTTGGAGGGACTTAATAGCACACAAACCCTGTAGTTACTGGAGCAAGAGGTCTAGCTGGAGGGACTTAATAGCACACAATAGCACACAAACCCTGTAATTACTGGAGCAAGAGGTCTAGTTGGAGGGACTTAATAGCACACAGCACCAGTGGTCACAGTCACTCCACTCCAAACAGACCTCAGCACATTAACAAGACCAGATACAGTGTCATGAAATGTATGACCAAATGTTTTGATGAGAGGTCCTGAGAAGAAGTCTTACTCATAGCCAGCAGGGGGAGACATAACGAGAGTGGAATCATCATCATGCTCATCGTCATCATCTCATCGCCTGCTGCACCTGTACAAGATTCTGTtgagacaaaacaaataaagagCTACACTTTAAGATCTTTGGTTGAGACTTTAATGTTTCATTGATGAAACAGATATGATTGTCTGATGTTTGTGAATTGCTTCATGGCTAGAATGACTGAATAGAAATCCTAATAATATTCATCCAGTACACTAGTTGTTTGGGACTCACTGCTGAGGGCTGCTTAGGCTACATCTTGATTGCCCTCATACAAGCATATGCTATCACATGACTGCTGCTCTCCTCatagtggggtacgaattgtaattccgtaggatttttttgctaaaattgattttttcattttatttgctttatttggggtcctactgttgaaaaatgacggggtgcaaattttctgaccccgttttgcccttcctctggggggcgctttctcaccttggccaggatactgactgcaatcatacatctactaataatgatcacattttcacaatcttggtgtcaatttaggggttattgaggatgctgagtccatttatgacagtttcattgtgatcagaagttgttatgactcatttttacataactttgcagtaataaaggcaaatccaatggggcaaagtcgccaaacagtaagtgagctcatatcttgggaacgctttgatgtatgttaacgaaacttggtcacatgacaactgaccccctcccaagggtacacaacaaatttggtgtaatttggccaatggggggcgctataattagcaaaccTGCGTTTAGAGGTTACAGTAGATCATGATGATGTTGGGttagcaaaaaaaatccaatggctagtcatactcttcatactcatattgatgatcattgcaaattttacccactcattataaacaattgcccattttggattttcctgaaagataaactagatcatcagcagtcacaactttgtttggccccctcattgctgcttgccaatttttgtcaaagataactatttcaacacaagatatgtcttttaattctgtctaatgacacaaagctgagaatcacattgctaagatacagacagaagatacaagaagacaaaattatgaaatgatgccatttgtaatgcATGGCAGCTAAAAATcgttatgtaaaaatgtatgaaaatcaatatcggatgaaat
Encoded here:
- the LOC134075938 gene encoding pancreatic secretory granule membrane major glycoprotein GP2-like; the encoded protein is MMTMSMMMIPLSLCLPLLAMILHAPQATTAQLSDPCYNYTVLNDTWRATTNLDISEPRCDRVSVLGREWQGWYLFVHQEVSVRIPNTCVPRLRCSTAIPLWLNGSHPRPEDGIVTRQVCGHWTTGCCHYNAPSIQVKACPGNYTVYKLVDPLLCFSAYCTDFSDKGALPPN